The following proteins come from a genomic window of Tepidisphaeraceae bacterium:
- a CDS encoding helix-hairpin-helix domain-containing protein produces MTFPFHRIATDIAASPSRPRRAPGRGRRGSILIMVVAVLVLLAIMGTAFISTTRLDRQNAALGDGQPPIDTVAQFAQDAIVGDLFGTGYRAPNDPAYEHFDGPMMDPITGESKDKWLATRLPELLDIDLDADGAITPANDLIGVPAWRFASDVGQSFEDVEKGQVMTFDVAQRYAFIPTAKSVVYGTDTQSKEYPAFRVVRFDPILATWRGVVFDATAAVGARWPFATTAFWNSNAAKYLAGDADGDGIADSLLFRVPGPTANGKTYYGALRIIDNGSAVNVNTAWSNVTDFGTTIAQRRNAFGGTITAPPATLGFFPSHVGLMQMLAGYDSANDTSNEMQALTPYRFGDGNGGDDDNASLVPAGGPNPPETASPRADFVYGTQGEAFFFQSIARTLNPSYNTISTDQYAPLDVKLNTAALAYRFTLIDPTKNADPPNATGYPPTGVTFPFQAAPSEVEKYLGPSVYATALNHVGEDVLNAFTIYPANGVSNWYDWNFNVAGAAVFNEYDQTPLTNDSYASPYELTTPRLIRSIRSLLTASNPVSNYVASANPTAVPHPSMLPYVAPAVWNGAATYTPGNFVTQTIGGVTRVFRRLETATGNPTPTEFTLTGSPLAPTAASTAWSRESWTETPAKTSLNIAGFGELFRSFWQVMSGTTVGTTPFDAYIDERLRVAPTDATLWLPPSTPTSPGTLNDPYVGNKFAALTPFTADTVQDVSTPPAYPSYQHPARMFRSSIRALPLDTTGGFDGTSPRFTSQMQMYLRAAIAAVNAEDLRDSDDSITYRDVPLIMTSSAGNTNVTARVYGHERQPYITEVYVNTDNVRIRPSAAGPNPAGYIAIELYNPHDKAIDISNCRIASVLRANDTSYTTNLVTMTNVVLDLTAAVSNIATPSFGPGVVIPPRGYVVLENYNAVGPAAGNDALARPATTGLPVTGVVPTTVAPTDPDAKNYVYVSGLEGVIGVGSAMLSQEMVILRGPDAATVTSTIDPAETMVQYLPVASTVNDDELVPLDQFDFTGLAGMNGTVTTATAWHYARESVTVGRGWRFVYPGRYNAGTAFDDTTPTARHQGVNVTTPWTPNAAGGNGADLPPTDDPWDSTVGGTPPIAPPITLNDVLLTPLTAAASYPVTFPIPLPGNEATGMQALRDPAVPNRFPFGGFARVGDVLNVPFIGAYRVDVPTPLGGVDPTPNTFYELNSITMDAAMAEDTDTETDPTLTPPVVPAWTDTTAYRAGDRVAQAGQYYVAIFPHTSAVANQPSLTNSAPTAGTFWQRDPGPTAFAENVGRFVPVVMGARNDLSTTDGGTLRYGWATDIFDYFTAIQNPQDDYLPNVLPRNYRYQTATGFTYYPDPPAPVASKEGVGANTVNAPSEVDAPIEGLVNVNTAPLRVLSQLPWTDSQAINRNIAQSIVDYRQSHGYTPFRSLYDLARVPYTGVPLAPVGTTLGEMWAFSRTPPAVSVETTDALPVDGDITADVALGDGAVDTYKERLLTLVKVSNLITTRSDSYTVYGLVQGWENAGTATPVMVRQLRTAFTADRSAVTGLNREPNLVEIPVK; encoded by the coding sequence ATGACTTTCCCCTTCCATCGCATTGCCACCGACATTGCCGCCTCGCCGTCGCGGCCGCGCCGCGCGCCGGGGCGCGGCCGCCGCGGTTCGATTTTGATCATGGTGGTCGCCGTGCTCGTGCTGCTGGCGATCATGGGGACGGCGTTCATCTCGACGACGCGCCTCGACCGCCAGAACGCCGCGCTGGGCGATGGCCAGCCCCCGATCGACACCGTCGCCCAGTTTGCCCAAGACGCGATCGTCGGCGACCTGTTCGGCACCGGCTACCGCGCCCCCAACGACCCCGCCTACGAACACTTCGACGGCCCAATGATGGACCCCATCACCGGCGAGTCGAAGGACAAGTGGCTGGCCACCCGCCTGCCGGAACTGCTCGACATCGACCTGGACGCCGATGGCGCGATTACCCCTGCCAACGACCTGATCGGCGTTCCCGCCTGGCGGTTCGCCAGCGACGTCGGCCAATCGTTTGAGGACGTCGAGAAGGGCCAGGTGATGACGTTCGACGTCGCCCAGCGCTACGCCTTCATCCCCACCGCCAAATCCGTCGTCTACGGCACCGACACGCAATCCAAGGAATATCCCGCCTTTCGCGTCGTGCGTTTCGACCCCATCTTAGCCACGTGGCGCGGCGTCGTGTTCGACGCGACGGCCGCCGTCGGCGCCCGCTGGCCCTTCGCGACCACGGCGTTCTGGAACAGCAACGCCGCCAAGTACCTCGCCGGCGACGCCGACGGCGACGGCATCGCCGACTCGCTGCTGTTCCGCGTGCCCGGCCCGACCGCCAACGGCAAGACCTACTACGGCGCCCTCCGCATCATCGACAACGGCTCGGCCGTGAACGTGAATACCGCGTGGAGCAACGTTACCGACTTCGGCACCACGATCGCCCAGCGGCGCAACGCGTTCGGTGGCACCATCACGGCGCCGCCGGCGACGCTCGGGTTCTTCCCGTCGCACGTCGGGCTGATGCAGATGCTCGCGGGTTACGATTCTGCCAACGACACGTCGAACGAGATGCAAGCGCTGACGCCGTACCGCTTCGGCGACGGCAACGGCGGCGACGACGACAACGCGTCGCTGGTCCCCGCGGGCGGACCGAATCCGCCCGAGACGGCATCGCCCCGCGCCGACTTCGTGTACGGCACGCAGGGGGAGGCCTTCTTCTTCCAGTCGATCGCGCGCACGCTCAACCCCAGTTACAACACCATCAGCACCGATCAGTACGCGCCGCTGGATGTGAAGCTGAACACCGCTGCGCTCGCCTACCGTTTCACGTTGATCGACCCCACGAAGAACGCCGACCCGCCGAACGCCACGGGCTATCCGCCGACCGGTGTCACCTTCCCGTTCCAGGCAGCGCCCTCCGAGGTCGAGAAGTACTTGGGGCCCTCGGTCTACGCGACGGCGCTGAACCACGTTGGCGAGGACGTGCTTAACGCGTTCACGATCTACCCGGCCAACGGCGTCTCCAACTGGTACGACTGGAACTTCAACGTCGCCGGCGCAGCGGTCTTCAACGAGTACGACCAGACGCCGTTGACGAACGACTCCTACGCGTCTCCCTACGAGCTCACCACGCCGCGGCTGATTCGTTCGATCCGTTCGCTGTTGACGGCGAGCAATCCCGTGTCGAACTATGTGGCATCGGCCAACCCGACCGCAGTGCCGCATCCGTCGATGCTGCCGTACGTGGCGCCGGCCGTTTGGAATGGTGCCGCCACCTATACGCCCGGCAACTTCGTCACCCAAACGATCGGCGGCGTCACCCGGGTGTTCCGCCGCCTCGAAACCGCCACAGGTAACCCGACGCCGACCGAGTTCACCCTGACGGGATCGCCCTTAGCTCCGACCGCTGCGTCCACCGCTTGGTCACGCGAGTCGTGGACGGAGACGCCCGCGAAGACCAGTCTGAACATCGCCGGCTTCGGCGAGCTGTTCCGCTCGTTCTGGCAAGTGATGAGTGGCACGACCGTCGGCACAACACCGTTCGATGCGTACATCGATGAGCGGCTCCGCGTTGCGCCGACCGATGCCACGTTGTGGCTACCCCCTTCTACGCCGACGTCCCCAGGTACGCTGAACGACCCTTATGTCGGCAACAAGTTCGCCGCCTTGACGCCGTTCACCGCCGATACCGTGCAGGACGTCTCGACGCCGCCGGCCTATCCGTCGTACCAACACCCTGCGCGCATGTTCCGCTCGTCAATACGTGCCTTGCCGCTGGATACCACCGGCGGATTTGACGGCACGTCCCCAAGGTTCACATCGCAGATGCAGATGTACCTGCGTGCCGCGATTGCCGCAGTGAACGCCGAGGATCTGCGCGACAGCGATGACAGTATCACCTATCGTGATGTGCCGCTGATAATGACCAGCAGTGCCGGAAATACGAACGTTACCGCCCGCGTCTATGGTCACGAGCGTCAGCCGTACATTACTGAAGTGTACGTGAACACCGATAACGTCCGAATCCGGCCATCCGCAGCTGGCCCCAATCCGGCCGGATATATTGCGATCGAGCTCTATAATCCTCACGACAAGGCGATTGACATTAGTAACTGCCGAATTGCCTCTGTACTGCGAGCAAATGATACGTCCTACACGACGAATCTAGTCACCATGACGAACGTCGTACTCGACTTGACTGCCGCCGTTTCGAACATCGCCACTCCCAGTTTCGGACCAGGCGTTGTCATTCCCCCACGTGGTTACGTCGTGCTGGAGAACTACAACGCGGTCGGCCCGGCGGCAGGAAACGACGCGTTGGCTCGTCCCGCAACTACAGGGTTGCCCGTAACAGGTGTCGTCCCGACGACTGTTGCACCGACCGATCCGGACGCGAAAAACTACGTCTACGTGAGCGGGCTAGAAGGGGTTATCGGTGTCGGTTCCGCGATGCTTAGCCAGGAGATGGTTATATTGCGAGGTCCTGACGCGGCGACTGTAACCTCAACGATTGATCCAGCAGAAACAATGGTTCAGTACCTTCCGGTTGCCTCTACGGTTAACGACGATGAGCTAGTGCCATTAGACCAGTTTGACTTCACGGGTTTGGCCGGAATGAATGGTACGGTTACGACGGCCACGGCTTGGCACTACGCCCGGGAAAGCGTGACCGTCGGCCGAGGGTGGCGCTTCGTCTATCCTGGTAGGTATAACGCGGGCACAGCTTTCGACGACACCACGCCCACTGCGCGACATCAAGGTGTGAATGTCACGACACCTTGGACACCTAACGCAGCCGGTGGTAATGGAGCCGATTTGCCACCCACGGACGATCCGTGGGACTCAACGGTTGGCGGGACCCCACCGATCGCACCTCCGATTACATTGAACGATGTTCTGCTGACACCGCTCACTGCGGCCGCGTCCTATCCCGTAACCTTCCCCATCCCGTTACCAGGGAACGAGGCTACGGGAATGCAGGCGCTGCGGGATCCGGCTGTTCCGAACCGATTCCCGTTCGGTGGCTTTGCCCGCGTGGGGGACGTGTTGAACGTGCCGTTCATCGGGGCGTACCGCGTTGATGTGCCCACACCGCTGGGGGGCGTCGACCCCACGCCGAACACGTTCTACGAGCTCAACTCCATCACCATGGACGCCGCGATGGCGGAGGACACCGATACCGAGACCGACCCGACGCTCACGCCGCCGGTGGTGCCGGCGTGGACCGACACAACGGCCTATCGCGCGGGTGACCGCGTAGCTCAAGCGGGGCAATACTACGTTGCCATCTTCCCTCATACGTCGGCGGTCGCTAATCAGCCATCGTTGACGAACTCGGCGCCCACCGCCGGCACGTTCTGGCAGCGCGATCCGGGGCCGACCGCGTTCGCCGAGAACGTCGGGCGGTTCGTGCCGGTCGTCATGGGCGCGCGCAACGACCTGTCGACCACCGATGGCGGGACGCTTCGCTACGGGTGGGCCACGGACATCTTCGATTACTTCACCGCCATTCAGAACCCGCAGGACGACTACCTGCCCAACGTGCTGCCGCGCAACTACCGCTATCAGACCGCCACCGGGTTCACCTACTATCCTGATCCTCCGGCACCGGTCGCCAGCAAGGAGGGCGTCGGGGCCAACACTGTGAACGCGCCATCCGAAGTCGATGCGCCCATCGAAGGCTTGGTGAACGTCAATACGGCCCCGCTGCGCGTGTTGTCGCAGTTGCCCTGGACGGATAGCCAAGCCATCAACCGCAACATCGCACAGTCGATCGTCGACTATCGCCAGAGTCACGGCTACACGCCGTTCCGCAGCCTGTATGACTTGGCCCGTGTTCCATACACCGGCGTTCCACTGGCACCCGTGGGCACCACCCTCGGGGAGATGTGGGCGTTTTCCAGAACTCCGCCGGCGGTGTCGGTCGAGACGACCGATGCATTACCCGTCGATGGTGACATAACCGCAGACGTAGCGCTTGGCGATGGTGCTGTGGATACGTACAAGGAACGCCTGCTGACGCTCGTGAAGGTCAGCAACCTCATCACCACCCGGTCGGACAGCTACACCGTGTACGGCCTCGTGCAGGGATGGGAGAACGCCGGCACCGCCACGCCGGTGATGGTCAGGCAGCTCCGGACGGCGTTCACCGCCGACCGGTCGGCGGTCACGGGGTTGAACCGGGAACCCAACCTTGTGGAGATCCCGGTGAAGTGA
- a CDS encoding DUF2809 domain-containing protein, translating to MGAPQFEDTFTWPRRRIAVVRGYDVAVNLPATRPSSRSTWRRRATYAAACVATIILGLASRRYGGALPPFLSQYAGDTLWAAMVFFGLSLLFPHRPPWFRATAALAFSFAIEFSQLYHRPWLTDLRHTTLGGLVLGQGFLATDLLCYTAGVGLAFAVDALLIRTASHTASPRRRR from the coding sequence GTGGGCGCTCCGCAGTTCGAAGACACCTTCACCTGGCCTCGTAGACGCATCGCCGTCGTTCGCGGTTACGATGTGGCCGTGAACCTCCCCGCGACGCGCCCGTCCTCTCGCTCCACCTGGCGCCGCCGCGCCACCTATGCGGCCGCGTGCGTCGCGACGATCATCCTCGGCCTGGCCTCCCGCCGTTACGGCGGCGCACTGCCGCCGTTCCTGAGCCAGTACGCCGGCGACACGCTCTGGGCGGCGATGGTCTTCTTCGGCCTTTCGCTGCTGTTTCCCCATCGCCCGCCGTGGTTTCGGGCCACCGCGGCGCTGGCCTTCAGCTTCGCGATCGAGTTCTCGCAGCTCTACCACCGCCCCTGGCTGACCGACCTTCGCCACACCACCCTCGGCGGCCTCGTCCTCGGCCAAGGCTTCCTCGCCACCGACCTGCTCTGCTACACCGCCGGCGTCGGCCTCGCCTTCGCGGTCGACGCCCTGCTCATCCGCACCGCCAGCCACACCGCCAGCCCCCGCCGTCGCCGCTGA
- a CDS encoding L,D-transpeptidase family protein: MSRKSRKRVSRALIGVLACTIVAGSIVYFNRSGPSDAVAAEADTTAAPAPMASPAASNATPVVVKANEPAKPAAQRPTQPLTPAGITTFAASANPIAANPTTKPTVSEAARPALALNASTTRPAGAAAPAATNVPTLTQAKTKADAGQLLAARNDYNAALINGRLSPADERIAKAAIAELNKTIVFSPRKFTDDTWAGTYVVQSGDRLQKIANTHSVTWELLCRINGMTDPRKLRAGQTLKLLKGPFHGIVSKSGFTLDLYLGAPGGPGSMYVTTFPVGLGKDDSTPLGTWMVKPESKLKNPTYYNPREEGDRIVQADDPQNPLGEYWLGLVGIDGHAVGKESYGIHGTIEPDSIGKMASLGCIRLVNENVAQVFDMFVETKSTVVVKD, translated from the coding sequence GTGAGTCGCAAGTCCCGCAAGCGGGTTAGCCGCGCTTTGATCGGCGTTCTGGCCTGCACGATCGTTGCTGGTTCCATCGTTTACTTCAACCGCTCGGGCCCGAGCGACGCCGTCGCCGCCGAGGCGGACACGACCGCTGCGCCCGCGCCCATGGCCAGCCCAGCGGCGTCCAACGCGACGCCCGTGGTCGTGAAGGCGAACGAACCCGCCAAGCCCGCCGCTCAACGGCCAACCCAGCCGCTGACGCCCGCGGGCATCACCACGTTCGCCGCCAGCGCAAATCCGATCGCGGCCAACCCAACGACCAAACCCACCGTCAGCGAAGCCGCCAGGCCCGCGCTAGCGCTGAACGCGTCCACCACGCGTCCTGCCGGCGCCGCTGCCCCAGCGGCGACGAACGTGCCGACGCTGACGCAGGCGAAGACCAAGGCCGACGCCGGCCAACTGCTGGCCGCCCGCAACGACTACAACGCCGCCCTTATCAACGGCCGCCTGTCGCCCGCCGACGAGCGCATCGCCAAGGCCGCGATCGCCGAGCTGAACAAGACGATCGTCTTCTCGCCACGCAAGTTCACAGACGACACCTGGGCCGGCACCTACGTCGTGCAGAGTGGCGACCGCCTGCAGAAGATCGCCAACACCCACAGCGTGACGTGGGAACTGCTCTGCCGCATCAACGGCATGACCGACCCCCGCAAGCTCCGCGCGGGCCAAACCCTGAAGCTGCTGAAGGGTCCCTTCCACGGCATCGTCAGCAAGAGCGGCTTCACGCTCGACCTGTACCTGGGCGCCCCCGGCGGCCCGGGCAGCATGTACGTCACCACCTTCCCCGTGGGTCTCGGTAAGGACGACAGCACGCCCTTGGGCACCTGGATGGTGAAGCCCGAGAGCAAGCTGAAGAACCCCACCTACTACAACCCCCGCGAGGAGGGCGACCGCATCGTCCAGGCCGACGATCCGCAAAACCCGCTCGGCGAATACTGGCTGGGCCTCGTCGGCATCGACGGCCACGCCGTCGGCAAGGAAAGCTACGGCATCCACGGCACCATCGAGCCCGACAGCATCGGCAAGATGGCCAGCCTCGGCTGCATCCGCCTCGTCAACGAAAACGTCGCCCAGGTCTTCGACATGTTCGTCGAGACCAAGAGCACGGTCGTCGTGAAGGACTAA
- a CDS encoding 5-formyltetrahydrofolate cyclo-ligase, with protein MSDVNGKPAIRRELKAALAAHSVVDRHAKSVAACALLSASPEFQAAKVVMLYLAMPEELDTANLALRCWQAGKTVVVPKVSWDQKRMMPTEITSLTTGLTTTGPGVREPVSGKPIPADFVDLVVVPGLGFSPTGYRIGRGMGFYDRFLAQPNFCGVSCGLAFELQVLEQLPVLEHDVPLSMLVTDKGIRRFATNCIQS; from the coding sequence ATGTCTGATGTGAACGGCAAACCCGCCATCCGTCGCGAGCTGAAGGCAGCGTTGGCTGCCCACTCGGTCGTCGACCGGCACGCCAAGAGCGTCGCCGCCTGTGCGTTGCTGTCGGCGTCGCCCGAGTTTCAGGCCGCCAAGGTCGTCATGCTCTACCTGGCGATGCCCGAGGAACTGGACACCGCCAACCTCGCGCTGCGCTGCTGGCAGGCGGGCAAGACCGTCGTCGTGCCAAAGGTCTCCTGGGACCAGAAGCGCATGATGCCCACCGAGATCACCAGCCTCACCACCGGTTTGACCACCACCGGGCCTGGCGTTCGCGAGCCGGTGAGCGGCAAGCCGATTCCCGCCGACTTCGTCGACCTCGTCGTGGTGCCGGGCCTGGGCTTCTCGCCGACCGGGTACCGCATTGGTCGCGGCATGGGGTTCTACGATCGCTTCCTCGCCCAACCAAACTTTTGCGGTGTCAGCTGTGGCCTTGCGTTCGAATTGCAGGTGCTCGAACAGCTTCCCGTCCTTGAACACGACGTCCCACTGAGTATGCTGGTGACCGATAAGGGGATTCGTCGTTTCGCTACGAATTGCATCCAATCTTGA
- a CDS encoding replication-associated recombination protein A → MDLFGDVRKKNMTRVAPLPVRMRPRNLDEFVGQSHFLGKGKLLRRMLEADRLTSVIFYGPPGTGKTTLASLIAGYTKSHFEQVNAAAVGVKEVRQILDTARDRLGNTGTRTVLFLDEIHRFNRAQQDILLPDVEAGLVILVGATTENPFFAVNSPLISRSQIFQFSPISEEDIKALIKRAIADDERGYGKMAITIDDDALTHWAVTSDGDARRALMALEVAVLSTERQKTNPQAGDPPAAVLTSVSPSSDAPDASSSLLHITLDIAEQSVQRKAIVYDSTGDEHYDAASAFIKSMRGSDPDAAVYWVARMLEAGEDPRFVARRIAILASEDIGNADPQALVVAAAAFDVCEKIGMPEAQLTLGQAAIYMATAPKSNASALAIWAAMKDVREGRTLAVPKHLRDGHYSGSKRLGHGKGYQYAHDHEGGYVDQDYLGVERTYYTPTDRGFEAEIAARMNRLKARNSPDPGENPLADTAE, encoded by the coding sequence ATGGACCTCTTCGGCGACGTTCGTAAGAAAAACATGACCCGCGTCGCCCCACTGCCGGTGCGCATGCGGCCGCGAAACCTCGATGAGTTTGTCGGGCAGAGCCATTTCCTGGGCAAAGGGAAGTTGCTCCGGCGGATGCTGGAAGCGGACCGGCTTACCAGCGTCATTTTCTACGGCCCGCCGGGCACGGGGAAGACGACGCTGGCGTCGTTGATCGCGGGGTATACGAAGAGCCACTTCGAACAGGTGAACGCCGCCGCGGTGGGCGTGAAAGAGGTGCGGCAAATCCTCGACACCGCCCGCGATCGCCTGGGCAACACCGGCACGCGCACCGTGCTGTTTTTGGACGAAATCCACCGCTTCAACCGCGCCCAGCAGGACATTTTGCTGCCCGACGTGGAAGCCGGCCTGGTGATTCTGGTTGGCGCGACGACCGAGAACCCATTCTTCGCGGTGAACAGTCCGCTGATCAGCCGCAGCCAGATCTTCCAGTTCTCGCCGATTAGTGAGGAGGACATCAAAGCCCTCATCAAACGTGCGATCGCCGACGACGAACGTGGCTACGGCAAGATGGCGATCACCATCGACGACGACGCCCTGACCCACTGGGCCGTCACCAGCGATGGCGACGCGCGCCGGGCGCTCATGGCGTTGGAGGTCGCAGTCCTCTCAACCGAACGCCAGAAGACTAACCCGCAAGCGGGCGATCCGCCGGCGGCGGTGCTCACTTCAGTGAGCCCGTCTTCCGATGCTCCTGACGCCTCGTCCTCTCTACTCCACATCACCCTCGACATCGCCGAGCAATCCGTCCAGCGCAAGGCCATCGTCTACGACTCCACCGGCGACGAGCATTACGACGCCGCCAGCGCGTTCATCAAGAGCATGCGCGGCAGCGACCCGGACGCGGCCGTCTACTGGGTCGCCCGCATGCTGGAAGCGGGGGAAGACCCGCGGTTCGTCGCGCGGCGCATCGCAATCCTCGCCAGCGAGGACATCGGCAACGCCGACCCGCAGGCATTGGTCGTCGCGGCGGCGGCGTTCGACGTGTGCGAGAAGATCGGCATGCCCGAAGCGCAGCTTACCCTCGGCCAGGCCGCGATCTACATGGCAACCGCTCCCAAGAGCAACGCATCCGCCCTGGCGATCTGGGCGGCCATGAAGGACGTGCGCGAGGGCCGCACGCTGGCCGTCCCCAAGCATTTGCGCGACGGGCACTATTCTGGATCGAAGCGTCTCGGGCACGGTAAGGGCTACCAGTACGCCCACGACCACGAAGGGGGCTACGTCGATCAGGACTACCTCGGCGTCGAGCGAACTTATTACACCCCTACCGATCGGGGGTTTGAGGCCGAGATTGCCGCCCGTATGAACCGGTTAAAAGCTCGAAATTCGCCCGACCCGGGGGAGAATCCTCTTGCGGACACAGCCGAATGA
- a CDS encoding bifunctional 5,10-methylenetetrahydrofolate dehydrogenase/5,10-methenyltetrahydrofolate cyclohydrolase has translation MAATIIDGVAISSRIKEQVKAGVVALGKPVKLTAIIVGATSAGELYALRQGEACRALGIEYQLITFAADVTQKHLKQQIRLLNVDPSVTGIMMHLPLPAHLDAPRLQYEIDVVKDVEGVNPANIGYVTYGHVVIAPCTALGVIELIESTGVDLRGAEAVVVGASQIVGKPVALLLTERMATVTTCHIATRDLKAHTQRADVLVVAVGKPGLITADHVRDGATVIDVGINRIAQPDGTKKTVGDVDFDAVREKAAYLTPVPGGVGPMTVAMLVKNTLRSAEILYGVTKG, from the coding sequence ATGGCAGCCACGATTATCGACGGTGTCGCGATCTCCAGCCGCATTAAAGAACAGGTGAAGGCCGGCGTCGTCGCCCTTGGCAAGCCGGTGAAGCTGACGGCCATCATCGTCGGCGCGACCTCTGCCGGTGAGCTTTACGCGCTGCGGCAGGGCGAAGCGTGTCGGGCCCTGGGCATCGAATATCAGCTGATCACCTTCGCGGCCGACGTGACGCAGAAGCACCTCAAACAGCAGATTCGCTTGCTGAACGTCGACCCGTCCGTCACCGGCATCATGATGCACCTGCCGCTGCCGGCCCATTTAGATGCGCCACGGCTGCAGTACGAGATCGACGTCGTGAAGGACGTGGAAGGCGTGAACCCGGCCAACATCGGTTACGTCACCTACGGCCATGTGGTGATCGCGCCCTGCACGGCGCTGGGTGTGATCGAACTGATCGAATCGACCGGCGTTGACCTGCGCGGCGCCGAAGCAGTCGTGGTGGGGGCCAGCCAGATCGTTGGTAAGCCGGTCGCGCTGCTGCTGACCGAGCGCATGGCGACCGTCACCACCTGTCACATCGCCACGCGCGATCTGAAGGCGCACACCCAGCGGGCCGACGTGCTGGTGGTGGCGGTGGGCAAGCCCGGTTTGATCACCGCCGACCACGTGCGCGACGGCGCGACCGTGATCGACGTCGGCATCAACCGCATCGCCCAGCCGGACGGCACCAAGAAGACCGTCGGCGACGTCGACTTCGACGCGGTGCGCGAGAAGGCCGCCTACCTCACCCCCGTCCCCGGTGGGGTCGGTCCGATGACCGTCGCCATGCTGGTGAAGAACACGCTGCGCTCGGCGGAGATCTTGTACGGCGTAACGAAAGGGTGA